The following coding sequences lie in one Xanthomonas hortorum pv. pelargonii genomic window:
- a CDS encoding ferritin-like domain-containing protein, with protein MAIKTIEELFIHELSDIYSAEKQLTKSLPRLARAATEPKLVEAFKVHLEETQGQIERIDQIVELLGIKLKRIKCAAMEGLVEEGREVIEEIEAGPVRDAALIGGAQKVEHYEIASYGTIAAIAKQLGYSDAITLLLATLEEEKATDEKLTLLAEQGGNQKASKTSKAA; from the coding sequence ATGGCGATCAAGACAATTGAAGAGCTTTTCATCCACGAACTGTCGGACATCTACAGCGCAGAAAAGCAGCTGACCAAATCGCTGCCGCGCCTGGCACGCGCGGCGACCGAGCCCAAGCTGGTCGAGGCATTCAAGGTGCATCTGGAAGAAACCCAGGGCCAGATCGAACGGATCGACCAGATCGTCGAACTGCTCGGCATCAAGCTCAAGCGCATCAAGTGTGCAGCGATGGAAGGCCTGGTCGAAGAAGGCCGTGAGGTGATCGAAGAGATCGAAGCCGGTCCGGTGCGCGATGCGGCACTGATCGGTGGCGCACAGAAGGTGGAGCATTACGAGATCGCTTCGTACGGCACCATCGCGGCCATCGCCAAGCAGCTCGGTTACTCCGATGCGATCACGTTGTTGCTTGCAACCCTGGAAGAAGAAAAAGCCACCGATGAAAAGCTGACCCTGCTTGCAGAGCAAGGTGGCAACCAAAAAGCATCCAAGACCAGTAAAGCGGCCTGA